A single Vanacampus margaritifer isolate UIUO_Vmar chromosome 7, RoL_Vmar_1.0, whole genome shotgun sequence DNA region contains:
- the pex6 gene encoding peroxisomal ATPase PEX6 isoform X1, translated as MTYGKSLSPIGREAKTSRSGSASKMAAQVELLRLQPFPPHASPLDVLVSKWQLRCLLRDHSEPPTVLFIPKRQPPRPRAPAILLRLQVLSDEEAGASPPPALPSPGPLRLFASGFFLRLRGLPAAGSLGTARPVLPVSLDEVVLGARGGRSLERDDADGLAAKLLELCRDGRCLLARRGEPLIADQQAQVPDVLVLSCRPVTQGRVTPDTAVVLAHCGDWLAPPPRELRLCASDFAHRAARLGDGRSLLDLRRRARDIPEEAEWRLDVHAMDVRRWPEVDGVDADARLYVGSRALLRLGLFDGEWVKLWPAGRADRWRAAALAAVGSHRADDGGVVSETLWFNLTGGRQTAGAACCLRIKRWRRPQNDGSGSDTSCGSASPPLAGQLHLQPVASAADPHPGAGYDDLLAAHFAVPRLVAPGDILHVPARKHPDLMEDSAGWRCRQLVFLAQRVCPLHQTEEEEEGGGYLADTTHTSLFMGPPVNSLVPGGGAAELWSGPSPAGLEHTVDAIGRILGPHRHGGSLPACRLLVHGPAGSGKVTAVAAASSRLHLQLIKVDCVGVCGDTPAATEARLTSLLERADALQPCVLLLRNLQLLLRPGGGADEDSRVQAALCHALRSAPSRVAVVATVREPRRLAASVAAAFVHRVALEVPTEEERRAILTRLSREVLLDRDVDLERLAKVTAGLVLGDLRSLLVEAARAACRRLATARPRRREDDVCSSGVTVQQRDFLSALHTFQKRQSEAAGAPKIPSVRWEDVGGLETVKKDILDTVQLPLRRPQLLSGHLNRTGILLYGPPGTGKTLLAKAVATECCMTFLSVKGPELLNMYVGQSEQNVREVFQRARSAAPCVVFFDELDSLAPSRGRSGDSGGVMDRVVSQLLAELDALNASARVFVIGATNRPDLLDQSLLRPGRFDKLVYVGINTDPSSQLQVLQAVLRNFHLDASVDLRQVLARCPAHVSGADLYALCSDAMTAAVKRKIGAVRDGLDSEDWSPCLTMEDFDVALRDFLPSLSPEEVMRYQRLRDKSATIFLENGCRCAERQVPRRLVGLLRSGFGNFVAVELLHDGHRVLHRPPEGVDQRDGGGGGAPAQRPAGQVQQRDDLVRDVAAPRLHLPQLRPLRADSRGGARGGQPGAHPGRLPADGRPGQSPSGAGDLLRRHRAQRGPHQLVRRRAAGKSLRHGGRLPRHLHRAHHERARTRRDLRRLRHDLRPRQYGRHHHRLNWSARLLCLLPSFLRYYFAFFFSFLFFPFPIFLLLSNHFPLFPSFLPFFSFFFYLLNDLSSFSFLIPSFFFKHVASSPPPLSFFPSFLLRSLPSSFILSYFLLSPPCLPYVFVYLLHVLLSFVRLPLARLQVVPVLKNHRLVISSALVLWSCSPSCRMWRCLNWSFSSFTMRGRTHTSRTSTSR; from the exons ATGACGTACGGTAAAAGCTTGTCTCCCATTGGGCGAGAGGCAAAAACGTCACGTAGCGGAAGTGCGAGCAAGATGGCGGCGCAGGTGGAATTGTTGAGGTTGCAGCCTTTCCCGCCGCACGCGAGTCCTCTAGACGTGCTCGTGTCAAAATGGCAGCTGCGTTGCCTTCTCCGCGACCACTCGGAGCCCCCGACCGTCCTCTTCATCCCAAAGCGGCAGCCTCCGCGCCCCCGAGCGCCTGCCATCCTGCTTCGGCTTCAAGTGCTCAGCGACGAGGAGGCGGGAGCGTCGCCGCCGCCGGCGCTGCCTTCGCCCGGCCCGCTGAGGCTCTTCGCCAGCGGCTTCTTCCTTCGGCTCCGCGGCCTTCCGGCGGCTGGGAGCCTCGGGACGGCGCGGCCTGTGCTGCCCGTCAGTCTGGACGAGGTGGTGCTGGGAGCCCGCGGCGGGCGCTCTCTGGAGCGGGACGACGCCGACGGGCTCGCCGCGAAGCTGCTGGAGCTCTGCCGGGACGGACGCTGTCTGCTGGCCCGCCGAGGAGAACCGCTGATCGCAGACCAACAGGCACAG GTGCCCGACGTGCTGGTGCTGTCGTGCCGCCCGGTCACGCAGGGTCGCGTCACACCCGACACCGCCGTGGTTCTGGCCCACTGCGGCGATTGGCTGGCCCCGCCCCCAAGAGAGCTCCGGCTGTGCGCCTCAGACTTTGCTCACCGCGCCGCCCGGCTAGGAGATGGCCGCTCACTCCTGGACCTGCGTCGGCGGGCCCGCGACATCCCGGAGGAGGCGGAGTGGCGGCTGGACGTTCACGCGATGGACGTGCGGCGGTGGCCGGAGGTGGACGGCGTCGACGCGGACGCTCGTCTGTACGTGGGCAGCCGCGCGCTGCTCAGGCTGGGGTTGTTTGACGGCGAGTGGGTCAAGCTGTGGCCGGCGGGCCGAGCAGACCGATGGCGAGCGGCCGCCCTCGCCGCTGTTGGCTCGCACCGGGCGGACGACGGCGGTGTCGTATCGGAGACGTTGTGGTTCAACCTGACGGGGGGACGGCAGACGGCGGGTGCCGCCTGCTGTCTCAGGATCAAg AGGTGGCGGCGGCCTCAAAATGACGGCAGCGGCTCTGACACTTCCTGTGGCTCGGCCTCACCGCCGCTGGCAGGCCAACTTCACCTGCAGCCGGTGGCGTCTGCGGCCGACCCGCATCCGGGTGCTGGTTATGATGACCTGCTGGCCGCGCACTTCGCCGTCCCCAG GCTGGTGGCGCCGGGGGACATCCTGCACGTTCCCGCCCGCAAGCACCCGGACCTGATGGAAGACAGCGCTGGCTGGAG GTGCCGGCAGCTGGTGTTTTTGGCGCAGAGGGTGTGTCCTCTTCACcagacagaagaagaagaagaaggtggcGGTTACCTGGCTGACACGACGCACACGTCCCTCTTCATG GGGCCGCCCGTCAACAGCTTGGTGCCCGGCGGCGGCGCGGCGGAGCTGTGGAGCGGCCCGTCTCCTGCGGGTCTCGAGCACACGGTGGACGCCATCGGCCGCATCCTCGGGCCGCACAGACACGG CGGCTCCCTGCCGGCGTGCAGGCTCCTCGTTCACGGGCCGGCGGGAAGCGGCAAAGTGACTGCGGTGGCGGCGGCCAGCTCCAGGCTCCACCTCCAGCTGATCAAG GTGGACTGCGTGGGCGTGTGCGGCGACACGCCCGCCGCCACCGAGGCGCGTCTGACTTCCTTGTTGGAACGAGCGGACGCCCTGCAGCCTTGCGTCCTTCTGCTCAGAAACCTGCAGCTCCTCCTGCGGCCTGGCGGGGGCGCCGACGAGGACTCCCGCGTCCAAGCGGCCCTCTGCCACGCGCTCCGTAGCGCCCCCAGCAG GGTGGCGGTGGTGGCGACCGTCCGCGAACCCCGCCGGCTGGCCGCCAGCGTGGCGGCGGCGTTTGTCCACCGGGTGGCGCTGGAGGTTCCCACCGAGGAGGAGCGCCGGGCAATTCTGACGCGGCTGAGTCGCGAGGTTCTCCTCGACCGCGACGTGGACCTGGAGAGGCTCGCCAAAGTCACGGCC GGTTTGGTGCTGGGCGACTTGCGCTCCCTGCTGGTGGAGGCTGCTCGTGCGGCGTGCCGGCGACTGGCCACGGCTCG TCCACGTCGGCGCGAGGACGACGTGTGCTCCAGCGGCGTCACCGTCCAGCAGCGGGACTTCCTGTCGGCTCTGCACACCTTCCAGAAGCGCCAGTCGGAGGCCGCCGGCGCCCCCAAG ATTCCATCGGTGCGCTGGGAGGACGTGGGCGGGCTGGAGACGGTGAAGAAGGACATCCTGGACACGGTCCAACTTCCTCTTCGGCGGCCGCAGCTCTTGTCTGGCCACCTGAACCGCACGGGAATTCTGCTCTACGGCCCCCCCGGCACCGGCAAGACTCTGCTGGCCAAGGCCGTGGCCACCGAATGTTGCATGACCTTCCTCAG CGTGAAAGGTCCGGAGCTGCTCAACATGTACGTGGGCCAGAGCGAGCAGAACGTCCGAGAAG TGTTCCAGAGAGCGCGATCGGCAGCGCCGTGCGTGGTCTTCTTCGATGAACTGGACTCTCTGGCGCCCAGCAGGGGGCGCAGCGGAGACTCCGGCGGGGTGATGGATAG GGTGGTCTCCCAGCTGCTAGCCGAGCTGGATGCTCTGAACGCCTCGGCCCGCGTGTTTGTCATCGGCGCCACCAACCGACCCGACCTGCTCGACCAATCCTTGCTCAGGCCCGGAAG GTTTGACAAGCTGGTCTACGTGGGGATCAACACCGACCCGAGCTCCCAGCTGCAAGTCCTCCAGGCTGTCCTCAGAAA CTTCCACCTGGACGCCTCGGTGGACCTGCGGCAGGTGTTGGCGCGTTGCCCCGCCCACGTGAGCGGCGCCGACCTGTACGCGCTGTGCTCGGACGCCATGACGGCCGCCGTCAAGAGGAAGATCGGCGCCGTACGAGACG GTTTGGACTCGGAGGATTGGTCGCCGTGCCTCACCATGGAGGACTTTGACGTGGCGCTCCGTGACTTCCTGCCGTCGCTGTCGCCGGAGGAAGTGATGCGGTACCAACGCCTCCGAGACAAGTCGGCCACC ATCTTCCTTGAAAATGGCTGCCGATGCGCCGAGAGACAA GTTCCACGCCGTCTGGTTGGTCTTCTTCGTTCTGGGTTTGGGAACTTTGTTGCCGTGGAACTTCTTCATGACGGCCACCGCG TACTTCACCGGCCGCCTGAAGGAGTCGACCAACGGGACGGCGGAGGGGGAGGAGCCCCGGCGCAGCGTCCTGCAGGCCAAGTTCAACAACGTGATGACCTTGTGCGCGATGTTGCCGCTCCTCGTCTTCACCTGCCTCAACTCCGTCCTCTACGCGCG GATTCGCGAGGCGGCGCGCGTGGCGGGCAGCCTGGCGCTCATCCTGGCCGTCTTCCTGCTGACGGCCGTCCTGGTCAAAGTCCATCTGGAGCCGGCGACCTTCTTCGCCGTCACCGCGCTCAGCGTGGTCCTCATCAACT CGTTCGGCGCCGTGCTGCAGGGAAGTCTCTTCGGCATGGCGGGCGCCTTCCCCGCCACCTACACCGCGCCCATCATGAGCGGGCAAGGACTCGCCGGGACCTTCGCCGCCTTCGCCATGATCTGCGCCCTCGCCAGTACGGCCGCCACCACCATCGGCTCAATTGGAGCGCCCGCCTTCTTTgcctccttccttctttccttcgcTACTACTTTGcgttcttcttttcttttcttttttttcccttcccgaTCTTCTTGCTTCTGTCCAatcattttccactttttccttcattccttcct
- the pex6 gene encoding peroxisomal ATPase PEX6 isoform X2 — MTYGKSLSPIGREAKTSRSGSASKMAAQVELLRLQPFPPHASPLDVLVSKWQLRCLLRDHSEPPTVLFIPKRQPPRPRAPAILLRLQVLSDEEAGASPPPALPSPGPLRLFASGFFLRLRGLPAAGSLGTARPVLPVSLDEVVLGARGGRSLERDDADGLAAKLLELCRDGRCLLARRGEPLIADQQAQVPDVLVLSCRPVTQGRVTPDTAVVLAHCGDWLAPPPRELRLCASDFAHRAARLGDGRSLLDLRRRARDIPEEAEWRLDVHAMDVRRWPEVDGVDADARLYVGSRALLRLGLFDGEWVKLWPAGRADRWRAAALAAVGSHRADDGGVVSETLWFNLTGGRQTAGAACCLRIKRWRRPQNDGSGSDTSCGSASPPLAGQLHLQPVASAADPHPGAGYDDLLAAHFAVPRLVAPGDILHVPARKHPDLMEDSAGWRCRQLVFLAQRVCPLHQTEEEEEGGGYLADTTHTSLFMGPPVNSLVPGGGAAELWSGPSPAGLEHTVDAIGRILGPHRHGGSLPACRLLVHGPAGSGKVTAVAAASSRLHLQLIKVDCVGVCGDTPAATEARLTSLLERADALQPCVLLLRNLQLLLRPGGGADEDSRVQAALCHALRSAPSRVAVVATVREPRRLAASVAAAFVHRVALEVPTEEERRAILTRLSREVLLDRDVDLERLAKVTAGLVLGDLRSLLVEAARAACRRLATARPRRREDDVCSSGVTVQQRDFLSALHTFQKRQSEAAGAPKIPSVRWEDVGGLETVKKDILDTVQLPLRRPQLLSGHLNRTGILLYGPPGTGKTLLAKAVATECCMTFLSVKGPELLNMYVGQSEQNVREVFQRARSAAPCVVFFDELDSLAPSRGRSGDSGGVMDRVVSQLLAELDALNASARVFVIGATNRPDLLDQSLLRPGRFDKLVYVGINTDPSSQLQVLQAVLRNFHLDASVDLRQVLARCPAHVSGADLYALCSDAMTAAVKRKIGAVRDGLDSEDWSPCLTMEDFDVALRDFLPSLSPEEVMRYQRLRDKSATIFLENGCRCAERQVPRRLVGLLRSGFGNFVAVELLHDGHRVLHRPPEGVDQRDGGGGGAPAQRPAGQVQQRDDLVRDVAAPRLHLPQLRPLRADSRGGARGGQPGAHPGRLPADGRPGQSPSGAGDLLRRHRAQRGPHQLVRRRAAGKSLRHGGRLPRHLHRAHHERARTRRDLRRLRHDLRPRQWFQC, encoded by the exons ATGACGTACGGTAAAAGCTTGTCTCCCATTGGGCGAGAGGCAAAAACGTCACGTAGCGGAAGTGCGAGCAAGATGGCGGCGCAGGTGGAATTGTTGAGGTTGCAGCCTTTCCCGCCGCACGCGAGTCCTCTAGACGTGCTCGTGTCAAAATGGCAGCTGCGTTGCCTTCTCCGCGACCACTCGGAGCCCCCGACCGTCCTCTTCATCCCAAAGCGGCAGCCTCCGCGCCCCCGAGCGCCTGCCATCCTGCTTCGGCTTCAAGTGCTCAGCGACGAGGAGGCGGGAGCGTCGCCGCCGCCGGCGCTGCCTTCGCCCGGCCCGCTGAGGCTCTTCGCCAGCGGCTTCTTCCTTCGGCTCCGCGGCCTTCCGGCGGCTGGGAGCCTCGGGACGGCGCGGCCTGTGCTGCCCGTCAGTCTGGACGAGGTGGTGCTGGGAGCCCGCGGCGGGCGCTCTCTGGAGCGGGACGACGCCGACGGGCTCGCCGCGAAGCTGCTGGAGCTCTGCCGGGACGGACGCTGTCTGCTGGCCCGCCGAGGAGAACCGCTGATCGCAGACCAACAGGCACAG GTGCCCGACGTGCTGGTGCTGTCGTGCCGCCCGGTCACGCAGGGTCGCGTCACACCCGACACCGCCGTGGTTCTGGCCCACTGCGGCGATTGGCTGGCCCCGCCCCCAAGAGAGCTCCGGCTGTGCGCCTCAGACTTTGCTCACCGCGCCGCCCGGCTAGGAGATGGCCGCTCACTCCTGGACCTGCGTCGGCGGGCCCGCGACATCCCGGAGGAGGCGGAGTGGCGGCTGGACGTTCACGCGATGGACGTGCGGCGGTGGCCGGAGGTGGACGGCGTCGACGCGGACGCTCGTCTGTACGTGGGCAGCCGCGCGCTGCTCAGGCTGGGGTTGTTTGACGGCGAGTGGGTCAAGCTGTGGCCGGCGGGCCGAGCAGACCGATGGCGAGCGGCCGCCCTCGCCGCTGTTGGCTCGCACCGGGCGGACGACGGCGGTGTCGTATCGGAGACGTTGTGGTTCAACCTGACGGGGGGACGGCAGACGGCGGGTGCCGCCTGCTGTCTCAGGATCAAg AGGTGGCGGCGGCCTCAAAATGACGGCAGCGGCTCTGACACTTCCTGTGGCTCGGCCTCACCGCCGCTGGCAGGCCAACTTCACCTGCAGCCGGTGGCGTCTGCGGCCGACCCGCATCCGGGTGCTGGTTATGATGACCTGCTGGCCGCGCACTTCGCCGTCCCCAG GCTGGTGGCGCCGGGGGACATCCTGCACGTTCCCGCCCGCAAGCACCCGGACCTGATGGAAGACAGCGCTGGCTGGAG GTGCCGGCAGCTGGTGTTTTTGGCGCAGAGGGTGTGTCCTCTTCACcagacagaagaagaagaagaaggtggcGGTTACCTGGCTGACACGACGCACACGTCCCTCTTCATG GGGCCGCCCGTCAACAGCTTGGTGCCCGGCGGCGGCGCGGCGGAGCTGTGGAGCGGCCCGTCTCCTGCGGGTCTCGAGCACACGGTGGACGCCATCGGCCGCATCCTCGGGCCGCACAGACACGG CGGCTCCCTGCCGGCGTGCAGGCTCCTCGTTCACGGGCCGGCGGGAAGCGGCAAAGTGACTGCGGTGGCGGCGGCCAGCTCCAGGCTCCACCTCCAGCTGATCAAG GTGGACTGCGTGGGCGTGTGCGGCGACACGCCCGCCGCCACCGAGGCGCGTCTGACTTCCTTGTTGGAACGAGCGGACGCCCTGCAGCCTTGCGTCCTTCTGCTCAGAAACCTGCAGCTCCTCCTGCGGCCTGGCGGGGGCGCCGACGAGGACTCCCGCGTCCAAGCGGCCCTCTGCCACGCGCTCCGTAGCGCCCCCAGCAG GGTGGCGGTGGTGGCGACCGTCCGCGAACCCCGCCGGCTGGCCGCCAGCGTGGCGGCGGCGTTTGTCCACCGGGTGGCGCTGGAGGTTCCCACCGAGGAGGAGCGCCGGGCAATTCTGACGCGGCTGAGTCGCGAGGTTCTCCTCGACCGCGACGTGGACCTGGAGAGGCTCGCCAAAGTCACGGCC GGTTTGGTGCTGGGCGACTTGCGCTCCCTGCTGGTGGAGGCTGCTCGTGCGGCGTGCCGGCGACTGGCCACGGCTCG TCCACGTCGGCGCGAGGACGACGTGTGCTCCAGCGGCGTCACCGTCCAGCAGCGGGACTTCCTGTCGGCTCTGCACACCTTCCAGAAGCGCCAGTCGGAGGCCGCCGGCGCCCCCAAG ATTCCATCGGTGCGCTGGGAGGACGTGGGCGGGCTGGAGACGGTGAAGAAGGACATCCTGGACACGGTCCAACTTCCTCTTCGGCGGCCGCAGCTCTTGTCTGGCCACCTGAACCGCACGGGAATTCTGCTCTACGGCCCCCCCGGCACCGGCAAGACTCTGCTGGCCAAGGCCGTGGCCACCGAATGTTGCATGACCTTCCTCAG CGTGAAAGGTCCGGAGCTGCTCAACATGTACGTGGGCCAGAGCGAGCAGAACGTCCGAGAAG TGTTCCAGAGAGCGCGATCGGCAGCGCCGTGCGTGGTCTTCTTCGATGAACTGGACTCTCTGGCGCCCAGCAGGGGGCGCAGCGGAGACTCCGGCGGGGTGATGGATAG GGTGGTCTCCCAGCTGCTAGCCGAGCTGGATGCTCTGAACGCCTCGGCCCGCGTGTTTGTCATCGGCGCCACCAACCGACCCGACCTGCTCGACCAATCCTTGCTCAGGCCCGGAAG GTTTGACAAGCTGGTCTACGTGGGGATCAACACCGACCCGAGCTCCCAGCTGCAAGTCCTCCAGGCTGTCCTCAGAAA CTTCCACCTGGACGCCTCGGTGGACCTGCGGCAGGTGTTGGCGCGTTGCCCCGCCCACGTGAGCGGCGCCGACCTGTACGCGCTGTGCTCGGACGCCATGACGGCCGCCGTCAAGAGGAAGATCGGCGCCGTACGAGACG GTTTGGACTCGGAGGATTGGTCGCCGTGCCTCACCATGGAGGACTTTGACGTGGCGCTCCGTGACTTCCTGCCGTCGCTGTCGCCGGAGGAAGTGATGCGGTACCAACGCCTCCGAGACAAGTCGGCCACC ATCTTCCTTGAAAATGGCTGCCGATGCGCCGAGAGACAA GTTCCACGCCGTCTGGTTGGTCTTCTTCGTTCTGGGTTTGGGAACTTTGTTGCCGTGGAACTTCTTCATGACGGCCACCGCG TACTTCACCGGCCGCCTGAAGGAGTCGACCAACGGGACGGCGGAGGGGGAGGAGCCCCGGCGCAGCGTCCTGCAGGCCAAGTTCAACAACGTGATGACCTTGTGCGCGATGTTGCCGCTCCTCGTCTTCACCTGCCTCAACTCCGTCCTCTACGCGCG GATTCGCGAGGCGGCGCGCGTGGCGGGCAGCCTGGCGCTCATCCTGGCCGTCTTCCTGCTGACGGCCGTCCTGGTCAAAGTCCATCTGGAGCCGGCGACCTTCTTCGCCGTCACCGCGCTCAGCGTGGTCCTCATCAACT CGTTCGGCGCCGTGCTGCAGGGAAGTCTCTTCGGCATGGCGGGCGCCTTCCCCGCCACCTACACCGCGCCCATCATGAGCGGGCAAGGACTCGCCGGGACCTTCGCCGCCTTCGCCATGATCTGCGCCCTCGCCA
- the LOC144055426 gene encoding uncharacterized protein LOC144055426 isoform X1, with product MCGVNWNAAEELADQVQAPPPAADRRPQATSGDPDEEEEDEENQSSQGHVSERAAECRTLPEARKASTTRWTWYEMSTPPRDFFRVVPQQTFTRVVDLVVADVRKSPNVDILAS from the exons ATGTGCGGGGTCAACTG GAACGCTGCTGAGGAGCTGGCTGACCAAGTCCAGGCCCCGCCTCCTGCTGCTGATCGCCGGCCTCAAGCGACCTCAGGTGACCctgatgaggaggaagaggatgaagagaaCCAAAGTAGCCAAGGCCACGTAAGCG AACGTGCAGCAGAATGCCGCACTTTGCCTGAGGCCCGCAAGGCGTCGACCACACGTTGGACCTGGTACGAGATGTCCACGCCCCCCCGCGACTTCTTCCGTGTTGTCCCGCAACAGACGTTCACACGTGTTGTTGATCTTGTTGTAGCCGACGTGAGAAAAAGtccaaatgttgacattttagcgAGCTAG
- the LOC144055426 gene encoding uncharacterized protein LOC144055426 isoform X2 produces the protein MCGVNWFPKGTLLRSWLTKSRPRLLLLIAGLKRPQVTLMRRKRMKRTKVAKATFAQEIMVCFSWLGGRSPNVNF, from the exons ATGTGCGGGGTCAACTG GTTTCCAAAAGGAACGCTGCTGAGGAGCTGGCTGACCAAGTCCAGGCCCCGCCTCCTGCTGCTGATCGCCGGCCTCAAGCGACCTCAGGTGACCctgatgaggaggaagaggatgaagagaaCCAAAGTAGCCAAGGCCAC ATTTGCCCAAGAGATAATGGTCTGCTTTTCATGGCTGGGGGGGCGGAGCCCAAATGTGAACTTTTGA